The sequence below is a genomic window from Setaria italica strain Yugu1 chromosome IV, Setaria_italica_v2.0, whole genome shotgun sequence.
aaatCAGGACTTCATATTGGTTTATATAGATAATTTATTAGTTTTTTGAAAATCATATAAAGAACATATAGCTCATCTGGAAACATTCTTTAGAAAGGTAGAACAGCATGGGTTAATACTTTcaaaaaacaaaatagaaatatgcaaagaaaagataaattttCTTGGCCATGAAATAGATGAGGGAAAAATTTATTTACAAGATCATATCGCAAAGAAAATTTTGCAATTTGCTGATGCTATGAATGATAAGAAAACCTTGCAGCAATTTTTAGAAATAGTAAATTATGCTAGAAATTATATAGAAAACTTAGCAAAACTAGCTGGGCCATTATATGCAAAGTTAAGAAAAAATGAGCAAAAGCATTTCAATTCCGAAGATATAAAGTTAGTAAGAGAATCATAAAAGATAAGTAAAAGAATTAAAACCCCTAGATTTACCTTTAGAtgattattattttattatagAGACAGATGCATCTGAAAAGGATGAGGTGCTATATTAAAACATAAATAGTCTccaaagataaaagaaaaaatatgtagGTACGCTTCATGGAAATATAAactaaaggcaataaataataCTAAAAGGGAAATATTAACCGTAATTAATGCTATAAGTGCTTTTAGATTATACCTAGGATTTAAAGAGTTCACCATAAGAACAGATTGTGAAGCTATATGTAGATACTACAATAAAATTAACAGTAAGAAAAGTTCAACTAGAAGATGAGTTTTATTTGAAGATATTATTACAGGAAATGGATATAAAGTAATATTTGAGCATATAAAGGGGAAAGATAATTTCCTTCCTGATATATTTTCTTTGTCATCTATTTTGCAGGAATGAAGAAAGGAGTAAGCCCAACAAGGGTTGACTATTTTTGTTTTGGAGCAGAGAATAAGTTAAGAATATTCCCTCCAAACACATATAAATTTAAACCAAGGGATCATATTGTACTTGATGAAGTACAAGAATGCATATTAGATAATTTCTGGTACCAATATAATAACAAAAAGAGAAGATAAGGGCTATATGCTAGCTATTCTAAATAGTCTAGCTGAATATTTTCATACAATTAATGGGTTAATACAACCAAAAGAGTCACCcaaaaatatagagaaaaaagCTATATATGTCATATATAAAGGGAAGATTCCAGGAATTTATGTATCATTTGAGTAAGTAATAGCTcaaaagatagagaaagataaaGATGGAGGAATATTATGGAAGAAATACACTGATATTGATCAAGCACTTTCATATGCTAGAAATATTTTGGGAGTCAATTATTTTTTAGAACCTGCAGCCAAGGAATATATTTAGAAATATAAAAAAACAAGGGAAATTAAGTCAAGCTCATCtagaataaatataaaagaaGAAGGACCATCCAAGGCTCCAACATATAAAGAAGTTTTGAAGAAAGAAACAGACTCATCAAATAAAGAATATATTGAGAAGAAGTTAAAGGAAAAATTTGAATCAATATTTCCCCAATGGAAGAATAatttaaaagaagaaataatgAAAGAAATAGGGCTTgaaatagatgaaaaattcaaaaatatgcaAAAAGAATATGAATTGAAAATGGATATACCAATATCTGTTGATGATATGATGGATATCCGAGGTGATAGCAAGGaataaagaaaagaatattGTGAATTGTTGTCATGGTATGAACTGTTAATCCATATTGATTCAAATTTTGTCTCACATGAGAACAAATTTCCGTTGTTGTTAACGTGTTAACAACAATTCGGTCGGGGGAAGTATTATACTACATGCCATGATTTTGTGATTGAAGTCTGCGACGTCAATCATTCAGGCAtggaagaccataccaagcagcatccaGAATGTCACGAGAAGACAGTGCATGATAGAGGACAGGGCCAAAGGAATAAACAGTGACTCTACTGTAGCTAGGACAATCATTGAGGAGCGGAGCGCCGTCCAGGCAAAAGAAGAAGTGCATAATTGAGGAGTCTCCCGAAGCCTCTGCTGCGGCTATAAAAGGAGCTGCCGAGTGAAGCATTTAGCATCAATCAACACACCACCAAAGACACCACCAAGAAGCagaagacctccacccacactccactcacaaaatactccatgaagacatccaccacctCAGAATTGCTCTGAGGGATTCCTACCATTAATAGTAACACCTCACTACCGTTGTATCACTCCACCACCTTTGTAttactagaataaagggaggccaTTAGAGCTCGTCCCGCtgtttgtaaggtaatcaaagtttgtgctaagtgcttcGGGTTTCCCAAAAGGGAAAGCcgcatgtaagcttgtcccgtggaaatggattaagctgtcctggtagTATCCCTGCCTTCCCTTAAGCTCGTCcgtatggggcgatgtctctacgctagggaccctagaggagaaacctctgtgTTTGTCGTTCTTGTGTTACCCTGGTAGCGGcatttgaggagaaccctgtgttacCTTCGGGTGGAACTGTCTGGGGAGACGATAGAGCCTAAGTCCTGTGTGCtcgtggctggggacggtgagggtgaaGACGCGAGCCAGAGACGCATGCgatgagtaccgagtaggagtGACAcaaagcatagcagcacgaccggctAAATCCTtggtctcgccaacccgcaaagatcctgagaatcaATATAATCAAGATACaaacctaatcacgcacccgtgCGTACCATACCTGCAGAATAGTTGCTGAAAGCAACCCCAAATAGCTGCTCAATAGTGCTCAATAGTGCCCAAAATAGTGCCGCCATATTTTGCTCATCatgaggtgctccacccactcgcGGTGAGTGCCCAAGCGCTGTTCATTTTCCTAATTTGAATAGTGTGCTAAATTTAAATAGTGCCGCTCAATTTGAATAGTAACCAGAGAATTTGAATAGTGCAGTGAATAGTAACTTGAAATTAGTATCCGAAATTTAAGTCACGTGATTTTCGTCTGTGCAATCGTAGTTTTTTTACTTAGATTATATCTAGATTATATCAATAGGTTTTTAGGAATCGATAATATGATTGTACCAGGATCCAGCCGTCAGGACGTCAGGCATATGATTGTACCAGGGATCCAGCCGCCGCCAGCAAGCGACCATCCTTGTCTCGAACAACCGCTCCATAACCTTCGACTCCATCAAAAGCAGCATCCGAATTCACCTTGACCCACCCCGCATCTGGGGCATCCAGGCACTCCGTGTTCTCGGCGCTATCAATTCCGCCTTTGTTTCTAGGCACAGGAGGTCCTCAATCAAGGAAGCAATGTACCTCCCTGCTACTCTGGCTCCCAGCGTGCTCGCCCATGTCTTCTTAGCATTTCGTCCTGGCGATAGGGACCAAAACCCACATATGAAGAGTGCAGGCGTGCGACGAATGATCCCCCACCATAACATCCTTTCTCCAGCTCACCGGGTGTTAAGACCCTGTCGTCGCTGTCTGGCAGAACATGGATTTTTCACATGCCAATCACTTTATTTTTAATATGGATTATGGGTAGGTGAGCACATGCCAATCACTTTATTTTTAATATGGATTATGGGTAGGTGAGAAGTAGGTAAGTAGTGAGAAAAATAAACGGTTGGTCGGTTTCGCATTCTCCTGTCTACCACACATATACATGGTATGCTCGTAGCTCAGTAGTGACGTCAAGTCAAACTACTGTCGCATATATCCTGAAGTTTGGTGGACGCAATGAGTTGGTTCTTGTGGCCGTGGACAGGCAACGTCGGCAGTCTGGAAATTGAATGGCCTTGATCATCCGCACGCAACCTTGACCACATACATGACCCCAAACCGCTGAACATAAAACTCTTCACTCTCACTCGTCGTCAGTTCGATCGAGGTAGGAGACAGGGAAAGCTTAGCCGCACACAGGCGAGAGGCTCTGagatgtcgccgccgccgccgccgcacttcCTCGTCCTCACCTACCCGCTCCAGGGCCACATCGCCCCGGCGTTCCGCCTCGCCAGGCGCCTGCTCGCCGTCGCGCCCGACGTGCTCGTCACATTCTCCACCACCGAGTCCGCGCACGGGCGCTTGTTCGCGGCCAAGCCGGAGGGAGGCCccaacggcggcgacggcggccgcctcgAGTTCCTCCCGTTCTCCGACGGCACCGAGTGCGGGtacgctggcggcggcggcgtcgaggagtTCAACGCCTACATGGCGTCCTTCCACGCCGCGGGCCCGCGCAGCGTCGGGGATATCGTCGACGCGCTGGCGGCGCGGGGCCGCCCCGTCTCCCGCGTCGTGTACACGCTCATGCTCCCGTGGGCGGCCGACgtcgcgcgcgggcgcggcgtcCCATCCGCGCTCTACTGGATCCAGCCGGCCGTCGTGTTCGCTGTCTACCACCACTACTTCCACGGCTACGCCGGCGTCATCGCCGagcaccaccgccgcggcgACCCCTCGTTAGCCGTGGAGCTCCCGGGCCTGGCACCTCTGGCGGTCAGGGATCTGCCGACGTTCCTCACCGAGTCCACCGACCCCGCACACTACTTCCACGCCGTCTTCCTCACGTTCCGCGACCTGTTCGACACCCTCGACAAGGAGACTTGCAAGGCTACCATCCTCGTCAACTCGTGCCAAGAGCTCGAGGTGGGCGCACTCGCCGCCGTGGGGCCGCACGACGTGCTCCCCATTGGTCCGGTGCTCCCGACCGGCGAAGAGGCCAGCATCTTGAAGCCGGACGACGCCAAGTACATGGAGTGGCTCGACACCAAGCCGGCGAGCTCCGTGGTGTACGTCTCCTTCGGAAGCCTGGCGACGATGGCGAGGGAGCAGCTCGACGAGCTGCTCCATGGCCTCGAGGAGAGCGGGAGGCCGTACCTCTTGGTGGTTCGGAAGGACAACAAGGCGATGCTCGCCGGAGCCGAGGCGGAGATGGGCGAACGTCTCAAGAACGGCATCGCGGTGGAGTGGTGCGACCAGGCGCGGGTGCTGTCGCACGCG
It includes:
- the LOC101778937 gene encoding crocetin glucosyltransferase, chloroplastic encodes the protein MSPPPPPHFLVLTYPLQGHIAPAFRLARRLLAVAPDVLVTFSTTESAHGRLFAAKPEGGPNGGDGGRLEFLPFSDGTECGYAGGGGVEEFNAYMASFHAAGPRSVGDIVDALAARGRPVSRVVYTLMLPWAADVARGRGVPSALYWIQPAVVFAVYHHYFHGYAGVIAEHHRRGDPSLAVELPGLAPLAVRDLPTFLTESTDPAHYFHAVFLTFRDLFDTLDKETCKATILVNSCQELEVGALAAVGPHDVLPIGPVLPTGEEASILKPDDAKYMEWLDTKPASSVVYVSFGSLATMAREQLDELLHGLEESGRPYLLVVRKDNKAMLAGAEAEMGERLKNGIAVEWCDQARVLSHAAVGCFVTHCGWNSVAESVASGVPMVGVPKVSEQSMNARLIEHEWRVGVRAEVDSGGVLRAAELRRCVEEVMGDGTDAAEVRRKAEEWKLVVAEAMRNGGSSYCSLVAFVDGARSST